A window of Sedimentibacter sp. MB31-C6 genomic DNA:
CTTATATACCTTGATAGAGGAAGAATACAAAGGCTATGAAAAGGGAAAGTATCAGCTCTATACAGCAGAACTATTACAAGAAATCTTACTAGGACTTCATTCAATGTGCCAAGGAGCGGAAAGCAAATTTTTCAATGGACACACAAATATAACTTCAAATAGATTTATTGTATTTGGTGTAAAGGGGTTATTACAAGCCAGCAAAAATGTAAAGAATGCATTGTTATTTAATGTATTATCCTTTATGTCAGATAAACTACTTACAGAAGGAAATACTGCAGCAGGGATAGATGAGCTATATCTGTTCCTTACCAATCTTACTGCAATAGAATATATACGTAATTTTATGAAGCGAGTGCGAAAGAAAGAATCAGCGGTAATACTTAGCAGTCAAAACCTTGAGGACTTCAATATTGAAGGAATTAGGGAGCTGACAAAGCCACTGTTTTCTATTCCAGCACACGCTTTTTTATTTAATGCAGGAAACATTGATAAGCATTTCTATATGGATACTCTACAGCTTGAAGAGTCAGAATACAATCTGATTAAATTTCCTCAAAGAGGGGTTTGCTTATATAAATGCGGCAATGAAAGATATAATTTGGCTGTCCATGCTCCAGCATATAAAGAAAAATTATTTGGAAAGGCAGGCGGCAGATAGTGATTATTGAAAAAGATCAGTGGTTTAAAACGCAGGAAAAAATTGAATCTTGTAGAAAAGGAAAGCAAGGCATTATGGATGATTTGAGGGTATGTATCAGCTACACTCCAGATAAAGATAATGACTTGCTTTGTTTTATGGAGCAATATCTAAAGGCAGAAAAGAAGAATCGACCAAGATTATTGAAACAGATAAAGTACTGTATCAATGGTGAGGAATATGAAAATCCATTCCTTGCATATAACCAGTATGGTGAAGGGCATATTGATAAGTTCAACAGTATTCTTAATGAATATATTGACAAACTAAAGCTCTCTGATGGAGATCCCATGAAGATATCTAAAATTATTGAAAGCACTATATTAAAGATAAATGAACTCCATGATCTATGTCATGGTCAGCTTATAGATGCTTGGAGGAATGAAAGACTCACAGAATATATTATAACTGTTTCTCAATATGCAGGGTTTCAAAATGCTAAGGACATCATCGAAGGGAAGAAACAATGGTAAGGTGGTGGATATGTGGATTTAAGAGAGCAGAAGATTGGAATTGAAGTTGAAATGACAGGCATAACAAGAAGGAGAGCTGCTGAAGTAATTGCTGAATATCTTGGCTCTACTGTTAATCATGAAGGAGGGGGTTATGGTACTTATAGTGTAAGAGATAATGAGGATAGGAAGTGGAAACTTGTAAGTGATGGTAGTATTAAGTGTCAGAAAAGGGTGGGAAATAGAAAGCAATTAGCTGACAGAGAATATAGTGTGGAGCTTGTCAGTCCTATCTGCAGGTATGAAGATATAGAAAAGGTACAGGAGATGATACGAAAACTAAGAGAGGCTGGAGCCTTCAGTAATAAGTCCTGCGGAATCCATATTCATATCAATGCGGCACCATTTGAAGCTTATCAGCTTAGAAATCTTGTGAATATTGTAGCAGCAAAAGAAGATATGATATATAAAGCATTAAAGGTAGATTCAGAGAGGGAGAATCGCTATTGCAAAAAGATTGATAAAGATTTCTTGGAAAAACTGAATAAGCAGAAACCAAAAACAATAAGTGGAATTCAAAGTCTTTGGTATAAGGGAAGGGATGGAAGCCATCAGCATTACC
This region includes:
- a CDS encoding amidoligase family protein — protein: MDLREQKIGIEVEMTGITRRRAAEVIAEYLGSTVNHEGGGYGTYSVRDNEDRKWKLVSDGSIKCQKRVGNRKQLADREYSVELVSPICRYEDIEKVQEMIRKLREAGAFSNKSCGIHIHINAAPFEAYQLRNLVNIVAAKEDMIYKALKVDSERENRYCKKIDKDFLEKLNKQKPKTISGIQSLWYKGRDGSHQHYHDSRYRCLNLHSVFQKGTIEFRAFNGSLHAGKLKAYIQFCMAITAQAYNQRSASPIKTVSENEKYTFRVWLLRLGMIGDEFKTARKHLLDNLEGNIAWKSPEQAEAQKERLRKKREEELLEEEEIMENENNNMEIAEQEEESPAFTMSMNQ